One window of Cryptobacterium curtum DSM 15641 genomic DNA carries:
- a CDS encoding phenylacetate--CoA ligase family protein, which produces MQITDEQFDLLTHQLTNLKDRSAFYARKFADIDLSDVRTQADFEKLPFSEKADLREAYPLGIQAVPDEEVVRIHSSSGTTGTPVIIPYTAQDVQDWAQMFARCYQVAGVTPTDRVQITPGYGLWTAGIGFQLGCERLGAMAIPMGPGNTDKQLQMMQDLKSTVITATSSYALLLAEEVNKRGLRDKISLRRGVIGSERWGEKMRRRIENELGIEIFDIYGLTEIYGPGIGISCEAHAGMHVFSDYIYMEVIDPKTGRVLPDGEVGELVLTTLRKQGAPLIRYRTHDLTRIIPGVCPCGRGEHPRIDTLVGRTDDMIKVKGCNMFPAQIEECLQFVEGASSEYQVMIESISGHDVLTLLFETGLSGADREHCEQELAMVFKAKIGCTPDAKGVPLGELPRSEKKTRRIFDSRY; this is translated from the coding sequence ATGCAAATTACCGATGAACAATTTGACCTGCTGACGCATCAGCTCACCAATCTCAAAGACCGCTCGGCATTCTACGCCCGTAAGTTTGCCGATATCGATTTGTCTGATGTACGTACGCAGGCTGATTTCGAAAAATTGCCCTTTTCTGAAAAGGCCGATCTGCGTGAAGCATATCCGCTTGGCATTCAGGCCGTTCCCGACGAAGAAGTGGTGCGTATCCATAGCTCGTCGGGCACTACTGGCACGCCGGTTATCATTCCCTATACCGCGCAAGATGTGCAGGATTGGGCACAGATGTTTGCGCGGTGCTATCAAGTTGCGGGCGTAACACCCACCGATCGCGTACAGATTACACCTGGCTACGGCCTCTGGACAGCGGGCATTGGTTTTCAACTGGGGTGCGAGCGCTTGGGGGCCATGGCTATTCCCATGGGGCCGGGCAATACTGATAAGCAATTGCAGATGATGCAGGATTTGAAGTCGACCGTTATTACCGCAACGAGTTCGTATGCGTTGCTGTTGGCCGAAGAGGTAAATAAGCGAGGCTTGCGCGATAAGATTAGCCTGCGTCGTGGCGTGATTGGGTCGGAGCGCTGGGGCGAAAAGATGCGGCGTCGTATCGAAAACGAACTCGGCATCGAGATATTCGACATTTATGGCCTGACCGAAATCTATGGTCCTGGTATCGGTATTTCATGCGAAGCGCATGCGGGTATGCATGTGTTTAGCGATTACATCTACATGGAAGTAATTGACCCAAAAACCGGTCGGGTATTGCCCGATGGTGAAGTGGGTGAATTGGTACTAACGACGTTGCGCAAACAAGGGGCGCCGCTGATTCGCTATCGTACGCACGACCTAACACGCATTATTCCCGGTGTGTGCCCATGTGGTCGCGGCGAGCATCCGCGTATCGACACGCTCGTGGGGCGGACCGACGATATGATCAAAGTAAAGGGCTGCAACATGTTCCCAGCTCAGATCGAGGAATGCTTGCAATTTGTCGAAGGTGCTTCAAGCGAATACCAGGTCATGATCGAAAGCATTTCTGGTCATGATGTGCTGACGCTGCTGTTTGAGACAGGTCTTTCAGGCGCCGATCGCGAACATTGTGAACAGGAGCTTGCAATGGTATTTAAGGCGAAGATTGGCTGTACGCCTGATGCGAAGGGTGTGCCGCTAGGCGAGTTGCCGCGATCGGAAAAGAAGACTCGTCGCATTTTTGATAGTCGCTACTAG
- a CDS encoding peptidoglycan recognition protein family protein produces the protein MDINHDYTAHSGNYTPGGNRCEYIAVHYTSNSAPARSEASYAQNSQHSSSYHYVLDGYECYQLLNDTDTAWAVGTWPGYTQLISNRQAISIEVCNAGGSFSDAERDQLRELVALLMERHSIDADHVVRHWDCHTGRKECPEYYAGAKSNEWSELHDYITGGGTVSEYGWQHDDGGWWYKWYQDNGGYSYQKDEWQIIDDKWYYFDSDGYALCNAWHVEDGTWYRFGDDCALLSGWQFIDGYWYHLHTEHDGTFGAMDTGWYTEGGEAFWLTPDDEGNHVLGAMVIGWHKPEGSWAYFDESGAMARDTIKRIDGKWYIFEPGGSLVEGTFSTDENGALQL, from the coding sequence ATGGACATTAACCACGATTACACAGCGCATAGCGGCAATTACACGCCAGGGGGAAACCGCTGCGAATACATAGCCGTGCACTACACATCAAATAGCGCGCCCGCACGATCAGAAGCATCCTATGCACAGAATAGCCAGCATTCGAGCAGCTATCACTATGTGCTTGACGGCTATGAGTGCTATCAGCTGCTCAATGACACCGATACCGCCTGGGCTGTGGGCACTTGGCCTGGATATACGCAACTGATTAGCAACCGTCAGGCTATTAGCATTGAGGTATGTAACGCTGGCGGGTCATTTAGCGATGCCGAGCGCGATCAACTACGCGAGCTCGTGGCTCTACTCATGGAGCGCCATAGTATCGACGCTGATCATGTGGTGAGACACTGGGATTGTCACACAGGCCGCAAAGAATGCCCAGAGTACTATGCAGGTGCAAAAAGCAATGAATGGTCAGAATTACACGATTACATTACCGGAGGTGGCACCGTGAGCGAATACGGGTGGCAGCATGACGATGGCGGCTGGTGGTACAAGTGGTACCAAGACAATGGCGGCTATAGCTACCAAAAAGACGAGTGGCAGATCATTGATGACAAATGGTATTACTTTGACAGTGACGGGTACGCGCTTTGTAACGCTTGGCATGTTGAGGACGGCACCTGGTATCGCTTCGGTGATGATTGCGCCCTGCTTTCTGGGTGGCAGTTTATCGATGGGTATTGGTATCACTTACATACCGAGCACGACGGTACTTTTGGTGCCATGGACACAGGTTGGTACACAGAGGGCGGCGAAGCCTTCTGGCTCACACCTGACGATGAAGGAAATCACGTTTTAGGCGCTATGGTTATCGGGTGGCACAAGCCCGAAGGCTCTTGGGCGTATTTTGACGAATCAGGAGCAATGGCACGCGATACTATCAAGCGTATTGATGGCAAGTGGTACATCTTCGAGCCAGGTGGCAGCTTGGTTGAGGGGACATTCTCAACCGACGAGAACGGCGCTTTGCAGCTGTAA
- a CDS encoding phage holin: MINWEIRMKSKTFWLGLIPAVLLLVQAIAVPFGYTWDFAELGSQLTGIVNAAFALLAILGVVVDPTTPGAGDSERALSYGHEE; this comes from the coding sequence ATGATTAATTGGGAAATTCGCATGAAGAGCAAGACGTTCTGGCTGGGGCTTATTCCCGCCGTGTTGCTACTGGTGCAGGCGATAGCCGTACCCTTTGGCTATACGTGGGACTTCGCCGAGTTGGGTAGCCAGCTCACGGGCATTGTCAACGCCGCCTTTGCCTTGCTGGCAATCTTAGGTGTTGTGGTTGACCCCACGACCCCAGGTGCGGGCGACTCTGAGCGGGCGCTTAGCTATGGGCACGAGGAATAG
- a CDS encoding phage tail tape measure protein → MADVGEVRVRVLYDANQVTSGVARTKSELKGLSWKGILEGDKAAQALSSSLRGVGTALTVGVTAPLAAVGGLSTSAAVKFESSFAGVRKTVDATEEQFQALSQAARDMAKSKPVNVNDVNLIMELGGQLGVAQENLVKFADVVSDLDVSTDLGVEQASTQLAQFMNITGQSYDNVDRLGATLVALGNNSATTESAIMNMGMRIAGAGHQIGLTDDQILAVAASLSSVGIEAEAGGTAISTIMSNIDKEVATNGKHLEDWARVAGMSSEEFKAAWSSDALGTLTTVFRQMGDSGDNLNVVLDDLGITSLRQSDTMKRMSGAADLMAASVQTASQAWEENTALTNEASRRYETTESKIEVFKNKLNDVGISLGGSFADALTGVLDAAEPLIDMLSRGAEAFAGMSKEQQQAVIQMALVAAAIGPITNGAGRLVGSIGNITSAFKTMTEGVKIANVAMGALEGVLGVAIVVALGTLYDKFKEWKTHCDNMTASTSGAREALSLFGKSIQDQGDSASGASTSLDGMRGKIDEVVNSARSAAEDGAKFTQSMKDSFTEVGQNAGVVQQYADKISELAGNCGGSAEKVAELKGAVEQYNKLTGDNIKVIDEQSGKISESTGKVKENTDAWVANAWAQAGQEKLTEAMKLRMDLAEKLNKEKEAYAKWQKSQRPGVGREQKQNAQHDSQDQAFKDSIAGLEKQLDSADESIATLTEHTTEYMQKADEAAKRSKSFAEALNKAEDSGEAFSSLAERLGVSADDLSSALDASGISAEEFASLGSENFARLYQEAQGDMSKIRDAVDLTNELHINPKHLHVTDDGTIADEAGRVWDLDAQTIDGKHFTVNDDGTISIENTNVDHLDANTIADKDFVITDNGTAATAEGNADSVNSAVRSIPYDKTVTISVATEAAMSALSGLSSRIASIASQAIHLNTTGYASGGMFGYPLKVYKHADGGLNGIAVRPVMTNAGLVGEDGAEAVLGNKVVPLTNRRYTRPFAQTLAQEMTGTLSTDIAQKVAKRLVDSPALRTVDWSAPPAMATSSVLWPNGQQEKTEPVEVNVDARDPEATALLRAILEAIPDEYVMKVDRTEFARLCRKAVND, encoded by the coding sequence ATGGCCGATGTGGGCGAGGTACGAGTACGGGTACTCTATGATGCGAATCAGGTAACCAGCGGCGTAGCGAGGACAAAAAGCGAGCTGAAAGGTCTCTCATGGAAGGGCATCCTTGAGGGCGATAAGGCGGCACAGGCGCTCTCCTCGTCCCTCCGTGGTGTCGGTACCGCCCTCACCGTCGGCGTGACCGCTCCCCTCGCCGCTGTCGGCGGTCTCTCAACGAGTGCCGCAGTCAAATTCGAGTCGTCCTTCGCAGGTGTACGCAAGACGGTAGACGCGACAGAGGAGCAGTTCCAGGCGCTCTCCCAGGCCGCGCGGGATATGGCCAAGTCTAAGCCGGTCAACGTTAATGACGTTAACCTGATTATGGAGCTTGGCGGGCAGCTCGGGGTCGCGCAGGAGAACCTCGTCAAGTTTGCCGACGTAGTAAGCGATCTCGACGTTAGTACCGACCTCGGCGTTGAGCAGGCATCTACGCAGCTCGCGCAGTTTATGAATATCACCGGGCAGAGCTACGACAATGTAGACAGGCTCGGCGCTACGCTCGTCGCCCTGGGCAATAACTCGGCTACCACAGAATCCGCAATCATGAATATGGGCATGCGGATCGCCGGTGCAGGCCATCAGATCGGCCTCACCGATGACCAGATTCTCGCCGTCGCCGCGTCCCTCTCCTCGGTCGGCATCGAGGCGGAGGCAGGCGGTACCGCTATATCGACGATCATGTCGAATATCGACAAGGAGGTCGCGACTAACGGCAAGCACCTAGAGGATTGGGCGCGGGTCGCGGGCATGTCCTCCGAGGAATTCAAGGCGGCGTGGAGCAGCGACGCACTCGGCACGCTAACGACCGTATTCAGGCAAATGGGCGACTCGGGCGACAACCTCAACGTCGTACTCGATGACCTCGGCATCACGAGCCTGCGGCAGAGCGATACGATGAAGCGTATGAGCGGCGCGGCTGACCTCATGGCTGCGAGCGTACAGACCGCGAGCCAGGCGTGGGAGGAGAATACCGCGCTGACCAATGAGGCATCGCGGCGCTATGAGACGACAGAATCAAAGATCGAAGTATTTAAGAATAAGCTCAACGACGTAGGTATCTCCCTCGGTGGCTCCTTCGCCGATGCCCTCACGGGTGTACTCGATGCCGCCGAGCCGCTTATAGATATGCTCTCGCGCGGTGCTGAGGCATTCGCTGGCATGTCCAAGGAGCAGCAGCAGGCTGTCATCCAGATGGCACTCGTCGCCGCGGCGATAGGACCTATCACTAATGGCGCGGGGCGGCTCGTCGGGAGCATCGGCAATATTACGAGTGCATTTAAGACGATGACGGAGGGCGTGAAGATCGCCAATGTTGCCATGGGTGCGCTTGAGGGTGTTCTTGGTGTCGCGATCGTCGTTGCGCTCGGTACGCTCTACGACAAATTCAAAGAGTGGAAGACCCACTGCGACAATATGACCGCCTCGACGAGCGGCGCGCGTGAGGCGCTATCCCTCTTCGGTAAGTCGATCCAGGATCAGGGCGACAGCGCAAGCGGCGCCTCCACGTCCCTCGACGGGATGCGCGGGAAGATTGACGAGGTCGTCAACTCGGCGCGTAGTGCTGCCGAGGATGGCGCGAAGTTTACCCAGTCCATGAAGGATAGCTTTACCGAGGTTGGACAGAATGCGGGCGTAGTACAGCAGTACGCCGATAAGATCTCCGAGCTGGCAGGGAACTGCGGTGGGAGCGCCGAGAAGGTCGCTGAGCTGAAGGGTGCTGTTGAGCAGTACAACAAGCTGACGGGCGATAATATCAAGGTCATAGACGAGCAGTCTGGCAAGATCAGCGAGTCAACGGGGAAGGTCAAGGAGAATACTGACGCATGGGTCGCTAATGCCTGGGCGCAGGCAGGCCAGGAAAAACTAACTGAAGCAATGAAGCTGCGGATGGATCTTGCCGAAAAGCTCAATAAGGAGAAAGAAGCATATGCCAAGTGGCAAAAATCACAGCGCCCAGGCGTAGGACGTGAGCAGAAGCAAAATGCACAACATGACTCGCAAGATCAAGCTTTCAAAGATTCAATTGCCGGACTTGAAAAGCAGTTAGATAGCGCCGACGAGTCAATCGCCACTCTTACCGAACACACCACCGAATACATGCAGAAGGCGGACGAGGCAGCCAAGAGGTCAAAGAGCTTCGCCGAGGCACTAAACAAAGCCGAGGACAGCGGCGAGGCTTTCTCCTCTCTCGCTGAGCGTCTCGGCGTATCTGCCGACGATCTGTCCTCTGCCCTCGATGCCTCGGGCATCTCTGCGGAGGAGTTCGCCTCGCTCGGCTCTGAGAATTTCGCACGGCTGTACCAAGAGGCTCAGGGGGATATGTCGAAGATCAGGGACGCGGTAGACCTGACGAATGAGCTACATATCAACCCTAAGCACCTGCATGTCACGGATGACGGCACAATAGCCGATGAGGCGGGGCGCGTCTGGGACTTGGACGCGCAGACAATCGACGGCAAGCACTTTACCGTCAATGACGACGGGACTATCTCGATCGAGAATACTAACGTTGACCACCTCGACGCTAATACGATCGCCGATAAAGACTTCGTCATCACCGATAACGGCACGGCGGCGACGGCGGAGGGTAATGCGGACTCGGTAAATAGTGCTGTGCGGAGTATCCCGTACGACAAGACAGTTACAATCAGCGTCGCAACCGAGGCGGCTATGAGCGCCCTATCTGGGCTATCAAGCCGTATTGCAAGTATTGCTTCTCAGGCAATACACCTGAATACGACGGGCTACGCCTCAGGCGGGATGTTCGGCTATCCATTAAAAGTATACAAGCACGCTGACGGCGGGCTAAACGGTATCGCTGTGCGCCCCGTCATGACTAATGCGGGGCTCGTCGGCGAGGACGGTGCGGAGGCGGTACTCGGTAATAAGGTCGTGCCGCTCACAAACCGCCGCTACACGCGCCCCTTCGCGCAGACACTAGCCCAGGAGATGACGGGGACGCTCTCGACGGACATAGCGCAGAAGGTCGCTAAGCGGCTCGTGGACTCCCCCGCCCTCCGTACGGTTGACTGGTCAGCCCCTCCCGCTATGGCCACCTCCTCGGTGCTCTGGCCTAACGGCCAGCAGGAGAAGACCGAGCCGGTGGAGGTCAATGTCGATGCACGCGACCCCGAGGCTACGGCACTACTCCGCGCGATCCTCGAGGCCATCCCCGATGAGTACGTGATGAAGGTTGATCGGACGGAGTTCGCCCGACTGTGCAGAAAGGCCGTCAATGATTAA
- a CDS encoding Gp15 family bacteriophage protein, which translates to MQLNRRETVVDGRHCALVTVGGHEIAVRDDLTTSLDVMSALEDDSTPAERIERVLSLMLPDLASLEYLADGDILRLVWELYGIDLAGEHTAECAGARVFDWNEDASLVRAALLSEYGMTVAEASQRASYMDICALVGLVSRDTPLGQALYYRSAPEPEGERERREFRRMRAHWALKERENADDYARMSAEADRAFSALARS; encoded by the coding sequence ATGCAGCTCAACAGGCGTGAGACGGTCGTAGACGGGCGCCACTGTGCGCTCGTCACTGTCGGCGGCCATGAGATCGCCGTACGGGATGACCTCACGACTTCCCTCGATGTGATGAGCGCCCTCGAGGACGATAGCACCCCCGCGGAGCGCATCGAGCGGGTACTCAGCCTGATGCTCCCCGACCTCGCGAGCCTCGAGTATCTAGCCGACGGCGACATACTGCGGCTTGTCTGGGAGCTATACGGGATCGATCTCGCCGGTGAGCATACGGCAGAGTGCGCCGGAGCACGGGTTTTCGACTGGAATGAGGACGCGAGCCTCGTCCGTGCTGCGCTGCTCAGCGAGTACGGCATGACGGTCGCAGAGGCATCACAGCGCGCCTCGTACATGGATATATGCGCGCTCGTCGGTCTCGTCTCTCGTGATACGCCCCTCGGACAGGCGCTGTACTACCGGAGCGCACCGGAGCCGGAGGGCGAGCGAGAGCGCCGTGAGTTTAGGCGTATGCGTGCGCACTGGGCACTTAAAGAAAGGGAGAACGCAGATGATTACGCGCGAATGAGCGCCGAGGCTGATAGAGCCTTCTCGGCGCTGGCTAGGAGCTAG
- a CDS encoding phage tail tube protein yields MDIAFALNYTNLYMIDTTPEEKTPTWARVGAGINSVKWDGNEKSSDDDYYDGEGQASTEVTGGQIVGSFSGHRKFGDPAQDYIASLAVKYGAKRHTNFKRIAPDGTVTTGDVTLANISEGGGDPNSKGDFSFEARFNGLPVIEPGNKHSFPESITASVVTVKIGQKVKATATVTPATASDALLYAVEDDTVAKVAIDGTVTGVKAGKTNLTVKSAVLPSVGKTVEITVTAA; encoded by the coding sequence ATGGATATTGCATTCGCGCTCAACTACACAAACCTATACATGATCGACACCACGCCGGAGGAGAAGACACCTACCTGGGCGCGCGTCGGCGCAGGTATCAACTCCGTCAAATGGGACGGCAACGAGAAGTCGAGTGATGACGACTACTACGACGGCGAGGGTCAAGCCTCTACGGAGGTCACCGGCGGTCAGATCGTCGGTAGCTTCTCCGGTCACCGCAAATTCGGCGACCCCGCCCAGGACTATATCGCTAGCCTGGCGGTTAAGTACGGCGCTAAGCGTCACACCAACTTCAAACGCATTGCGCCTGATGGCACGGTGACCACGGGTGACGTGACCCTCGCTAATATCTCCGAGGGCGGCGGCGATCCGAACTCTAAGGGCGATTTCTCCTTCGAGGCTCGCTTTAATGGTCTGCCGGTCATCGAGCCCGGCAATAAGCACTCCTTCCCCGAGAGCATCACCGCATCTGTCGTGACGGTCAAGATCGGGCAGAAGGTCAAGGCTACGGCGACAGTCACACCAGCGACAGCCTCTGACGCACTGCTTTACGCGGTAGAGGACGACACCGTCGCAAAAGTCGCCATCGACGGCACCGTAACGGGTGTCAAGGCTGGCAAGACCAATCTCACGGTCAAGTCGGCAGTGCTGCCGAGCGTAGGCAAGACCGTCGAAATCACCGTAACAGCAGCGTAA
- a CDS encoding minor capsid protein has translation MRLIDADEAVLAAIKAAGIEAHITALDAFTGNEGVVVQALPATVTSTDFDGTQHLGAKVQIIARYFGRNKAREAVERIVSLLDGIPLPSPSGRYTWEETEIYTWPQRMDDSKYDTWEVKINVQIARERR, from the coding sequence ATGAGGCTTATAGATGCAGATGAGGCCGTCCTAGCGGCTATCAAGGCGGCGGGTATCGAGGCGCATATAACGGCGCTCGATGCCTTTACCGGCAATGAGGGGGTCGTTGTCCAGGCACTCCCCGCGACGGTCACCAGCACCGACTTCGACGGCACGCAGCACCTCGGGGCGAAGGTACAGATCATCGCCCGCTACTTCGGGCGCAATAAAGCCCGCGAGGCTGTAGAGCGTATCGTCTCGCTGCTCGATGGTATCCCCCTCCCCTCTCCCTCCGGGCGCTACACCTGGGAGGAGACCGAGATATACACCTGGCCGCAGAGGATGGATGACAGCAAATACGACACATGGGAAGTCAAGATTAACGTGCAGATCGCACGGGAAAGGCGCTAG
- a CDS encoding minor capsid protein yields the protein MSLDITHNLAGFDKLLDACKDGIQEELAERVAKDMEPYVPKDTGALRGTVKVSKDEIVYPMNYAAPVYDMPDGTHWTTAGTGGKWFEEAKSHHMNDWNGTVAESIARQIRR from the coding sequence ATGAGCCTTGACATTACGCACAATCTCGCAGGCTTCGACAAGCTACTCGATGCGTGCAAGGACGGCATCCAGGAGGAACTTGCCGAGCGGGTAGCTAAGGACATGGAGCCGTACGTCCCCAAGGACACGGGGGCGCTCCGTGGGACGGTCAAGGTATCTAAGGACGAGATCGTCTATCCGATGAACTACGCCGCACCGGTGTACGACATGCCCGACGGGACGCACTGGACGACTGCGGGTACCGGTGGGAAGTGGTTCGAGGAGGCCAAGTCCCACCACATGAACGATTGGAACGGGACGGTAGCAGAGAGCATAGCGAGGCAGATCAGACGATGA
- a CDS encoding VRR-NUC domain-containing protein: MSEADEQKAVVAYLKMRDIPFYHIPNEAKRNPKTASHLKALGMVAGVPDLCIPVARGVYHGLYIEMKAGRNKPTESQMRWLSLLQEQGYAATVCWGADEAIATIGEYMHARA, encoded by the coding sequence ATGAGCGAGGCAGATGAACAAAAGGCTGTTGTGGCCTATCTCAAGATGAGGGACATACCTTTCTATCACATCCCCAATGAGGCAAAGCGTAACCCTAAGACGGCATCGCACCTCAAGGCGCTAGGGATGGTCGCGGGTGTCCCCGATCTCTGTATCCCTGTAGCGCGTGGCGTATACCACGGGCTATATATCGAGATGAAGGCGGGACGTAATAAGCCTACGGAATCACAGATGCGCTGGCTATCGCTACTCCAGGAGCAGGGATACGCTGCGACGGTCTGCTGGGGAGCCGATGAGGCTATCGCGACTATAGGCGAGTACATGCACGCGAGAGCGTAG
- a CDS encoding YjcQ family protein yields MSSDDFDVIVYKVLAYIMACAKADVVPSIAKAREISKAGSVYWAMVARSMVADGLIVGVSVETYYDGTSEVTAGTDFGITQRGAQYLRDSSKMREAAHLLGSAFTESLPILIEATKALL; encoded by the coding sequence ATGTCCTCCGACGACTTCGACGTGATTGTCTACAAGGTGCTCGCCTATATCATGGCGTGCGCTAAGGCTGATGTAGTCCCGAGTATCGCCAAAGCCCGCGAGATTTCAAAGGCTGGCAGTGTGTACTGGGCGATGGTAGCTCGCTCGATGGTTGCCGATGGACTGATAGTCGGCGTTAGCGTCGAGACGTACTACGACGGCACTAGTGAGGTTACTGCCGGTACAGACTTCGGCATCACGCAGAGAGGCGCGCAGTATCTCCGCGACAGCTCAAAGATGCGAGAGGCTGCTCATCTTCTCGGCTCAGCCTTTACGGAGAGCCTCCCCATACTGATAGAGGCCACAAAGGCGCTTCTGTAG
- a CDS encoding phage minor capsid protein has translation MLEPEEIETAAGGMDSELEDYQRELLTIEAAGLLAASTLAGYHAARDRITRQMMTAAAKHAPRLRKAAARTYSQALRYSAVEDAEAARMSESVRQYHVAEARMRAEQAAEAFRAEPLAREMARSASNDMMRRATGLAVARASSGAAGYERAVASAVADLSARGVTAFTYTRVVDGIPRTVRMSADAYVRQRLLTDIKRETYESTLSAAGISGANLVAVSCTITCRDTHAPWEGRIYQLNGSGKYPNFYERTMYVYGTNPNWTEGLGGYNCNHSFRIWHPGIKRDDPLKDTGYTRHEAAEIVGRQRTLERGIRASKRQREVMRANGLDTSIVGARLRRQTAALNQLIADHPQILRREIWRERTGEAIRRAQGTEGVVHLNATAAAEVRRQAAITQAARAAKRKPYEWTNPAVSALSKPEDVARYLSSNFGIEARESFQALPLDTQRASTAGIARAAELYGEIDVTYIKAMAKNHEKIGAYTTTPGTIHIAENADDAYAVSLHEAIHAADAYKSSKMREFASTSGIRAYNIHSKKVLAAALKDMGWRSNSRGYINELTRIFGNNPMLANEYKNKHWEVIAHAIERNETGRSSEFTKAVARRFAEQWH, from the coding sequence ATGCTAGAGCCGGAGGAGATAGAGACCGCCGCGGGCGGCATGGATAGCGAGTTAGAGGACTACCAGCGCGAGCTTCTCACGATCGAGGCGGCGGGACTACTCGCTGCCTCGACCCTCGCGGGGTATCATGCGGCGCGCGATCGTATCACGCGGCAGATGATGACGGCAGCGGCTAAGCATGCCCCGAGGCTCCGGAAGGCGGCGGCGCGTACCTACTCGCAGGCTCTGCGGTACTCAGCGGTAGAGGACGCGGAGGCGGCTCGTATGAGCGAGAGCGTCCGTCAGTATCACGTCGCCGAGGCGCGTATGAGGGCGGAGCAGGCCGCAGAGGCATTCCGCGCCGAGCCTCTCGCGCGTGAGATGGCACGGAGTGCATCTAATGACATGATGCGCCGCGCTACTGGTCTCGCCGTCGCCCGTGCCTCCTCGGGGGCGGCGGGCTATGAGCGGGCGGTAGCATCAGCCGTCGCCGACCTCTCCGCGCGTGGTGTTACTGCCTTTACCTACACCCGAGTCGTCGATGGCATCCCGCGGACAGTCCGCATGAGCGCGGACGCGTACGTACGGCAGCGACTGCTGACCGACATAAAGCGTGAGACATACGAGTCGACCCTATCCGCTGCGGGTATCTCGGGGGCTAATCTCGTAGCGGTATCGTGTACGATCACGTGCCGCGACACTCACGCACCCTGGGAGGGGCGGATCTACCAGCTGAACGGCTCAGGTAAGTATCCCAACTTCTACGAGCGGACTATGTACGTGTACGGGACAAACCCTAACTGGACGGAGGGTCTCGGCGGGTACAACTGTAACCACAGCTTCCGTATCTGGCACCCTGGCATCAAGCGCGATGATCCGCTAAAGGACACGGGGTACACGCGGCATGAGGCGGCGGAGATCGTCGGGCGGCAGCGCACCCTAGAGCGCGGTATCAGAGCATCCAAGCGGCAGCGTGAGGTAATGCGTGCTAACGGTCTTGATACGAGCATCGTCGGCGCACGCCTGAGGAGACAGACGGCGGCGCTCAATCAGCTCATAGCGGATCACCCGCAGATACTACGGCGCGAGATATGGCGCGAGCGTACCGGTGAGGCTATACGACGGGCGCAGGGTACCGAGGGGGTCGTACATCTCAACGCCACGGCGGCAGCGGAGGTACGCAGGCAGGCAGCTATCACGCAGGCAGCACGGGCGGCGAAGCGCAAGCCGTATGAGTGGACTAATCCGGCAGTATCGGCGCTCTCTAAGCCCGAGGATGTGGCGCGGTATCTCTCTAGTAACTTCGGTATCGAGGCACGCGAGAGTTTCCAGGCGCTCCCCCTCGATACGCAGCGAGCGTCTACAGCGGGCATAGCGAGAGCCGCGGAGCTGTACGGGGAGATAGACGTAACATATATCAAGGCTATGGCGAAGAACCACGAGAAGATTGGCGCGTATACAACTACACCTGGTACGATCCATATAGCGGAAAACGCGGACGACGCATACGCAGTCAGCCTGCATGAGGCTATTCATGCGGCAGATGCATACAAAAGCTCTAAGATGCGCGAATTCGCTTCAACATCAGGTATAAGGGCGTATAATATCCATAGCAAGAAGGTACTTGCGGCGGCACTGAAAGACATGGGTTGGCGATCTAACTCGCGGGGATACATTAACGAGTTGACTCGTATTTTTGGCAATAATCCAATGCTTGCAAATGAATACAAAAATAAGCACTGGGAGGTCATAGCTCACGCAATAGAGCGGAACGAGACAGGCAGGTCTTCCGAATTTACCAAGGCAGTTGCAAGGAGGTTCGCGGAACAATGGCACTAG